In one window of Saccharomyces paradoxus chromosome VII, complete sequence DNA:
- the MRPS35 gene encoding mitochondrial 37S ribosomal protein mS45 (Mitochondrial ribosomal protein of the small subunit~similar to YGR165W) produces MSYGLTGTSSKLRGTNAILSWTQVRHISRRRIAYPFYPFKKLGRQHPKKHNTNLKTAMRQFLGPKNYKGEYVMNKYFAVPTNHVPNYIKPDLERGQSLEHPVTKKPLQLRYDGTLGPPPVENKRLQNVFKDRLLQPFPSNPHCKTNYVLSPQLRQRIFEEITVEGLSTQQVSQKYGLKIPRVEAIVKLVGVENSWSKRNRVSSNLKTMDETLYRMFPVFDSDASFKRENLSEIPVPQKTLASRFLTIAESEPFGPVDAAHVLELEPAVETLKNLSTVGEHSSGHHQLTNKNTKVVYGELVQGERSQFKFTDAKVGKVGYRYGSGNRDNKKDRRVGFNKLGQMVYM; encoded by the coding sequence ATGAGTTACGGCTTAACAGGTACCTCTTCTAAGCTAAGAGGAACTAATGCGATATTGTCATGGACTCAGGTGAGACACATTTCTCGCAGAAGGATAGCCTATCCATTTTATccattcaagaaattggGAAGACAACATCCAAAGAAGCATAACACAAACCTAAAGACTGCCATGAGACAATTTTTGGGtccaaaaaattacaagGGAGAATATGTGATGAACAAGTATTTCGCGGTTCCGACGAATCATGTACCTAACTACATAAAACCAGATTTGGAAAGGGGACAAAGTTTAGAGCACCCGGTAACCAAGAAACCATTGCAGCTAAGGTATGATGGGACATTAGGTCCTCCTCCTgtagaaaataaaaggttGCAAAACGTTTTCAAGGATAGATTGTTACAACCTTTTCCTTCAAACCCACATTGTAAGACAAATTATGTATTAAGCCCGCAATTGAGGCAACGTATTTTCGAAGAGATTACTGTGGAAGGACTTTCTACCCAGCAAGTTTCTCAAAAGTACGGATTAAAAATTCCTCGTGTGGAGGCTATTGTAAAATTGGTTGGCGTGGAAAACAGTTGGAGCAAACGGAACAGGGTATCCTCAAATTTAAAAACTATGGATGAGACTTTGTATAGAATGTTCCCCGTCTTCGATTCAGATGCTTCTTTTAAACGGGAGAACTTAAGCGAAATTCCTGTTCCCCAAAAGACTTTAGCATCAAGGTTCCTCACCATAGCAGAATCTGAGCCTTTTGGACCTGTCGATGCAGCCCATGTTTTGGAACTAGAACCTGCTGTAGAAACCTTAAAGAACTTGTCCACGGTTGGAGAACATTCTAGTGGCCACCACCAATTAACTAATAAGAATACTAAAGTTGTATATGGTGAGCTTGTCCAAGGTGAAAGATCACAATTCAAATTTACTGACGCAAAGGTTGGAAAAGTGGGATACCGTTACGGTAGTGGAAATAGGGATAACAAGAAAGATAGAAGAGTTGGCTTTAATAAGCTGGGCCAAATGGTATATATGTGA
- the TRS65 gene encoding Trs65p (Component of transport protein particle (TRAPP) complex II~similar to YGR166W), protein MECFVPLRSDLDGSNIEQLRQSHLCREFIIFDEQLNLWLRFHDNLQENKRFELQDMTISINEAQVTRTSTIDDFFTKIEDDENLWRLKDDCCSKVLFKSNVVMNNGYNNQIKFVFEYKSVDANLNNQDSLQVPRTCYTLDRYCSEEILPSFEPVYSWSSTPNNSFKETGNHVEKNARTTHPATSKSETQETETSRNLNTFTLKLQYPIFSLLNMRLRNISLKSEHCILSSLDFQTSKASEQLTKKFIYPKEHNSFLKLNFHEISYKLIDGTSQIKLDPICPLKVPITAFSYDSISATFKLVLLPKSTQPHRVRITLAYELELRHDLKLPVRTSWETEVTLKRSMPISSTSSQYSSTNNNINHSVSFNGASSNVNSGGLSNARLGGISSSRFSLGAASTTSLVNSKLSNVKFKFINNNIKVIKGEKFTMRLQIINSSSSPLDLVVYYNNTINPIPSANSLRNSSGINNYGMNSGIIPNPPLTLENEYQLHKKYRKIAEGIILLSNDYKIPVVPPRETYFVDLRFIGIMSGYYGTLSGLKVLDLNTNELIEVGNGASVLIQ, encoded by the coding sequence ATGGAATGTTTCGTACCGCTGCGTAGCGACCTTGATGGAAGTAATATAGAACAGTTGCGTCAATCACATTTGTGCCGTGAATTCATTATATTCGACGAGCAACTGAATCTTTGGTTGCGGTTTCATGATAAtttgcaagaaaacaagaGGTTTGAACTGCAAGATATGacaatatcaataaatgAAGCGCAAGTTACCAGGACAAGCACTATCGATGACTTTTTTACTAAGATTGAGGACGATGAAAACCTCTGGAGATTGAAAGACGATTGCTGTTCGAAAgtccttttcaaatcaaatGTGGTTATGAATAACGGTTATAACAACCAAATCAAATTTGTGTTTGAGTATAAGTCTGTGGATGCAAACCTTAATAACCAGGATTCATTACAAGTTCCGCGGACTTGTTATACATTAGACAGGTACTGTAGCGAGGAGATTTTGCCAAGCTTTGAGCCGGTTTATTCCTGGTCTTCCACACCCAACAATTCATTCAAAGAGACCGGTAATCACGTAGAGAAAAATGCTAGGACGACTCATCCAGCTACTTCTAAAAGTGAAACCCAAGAAACGGAAACTTCTAGAAATCTCAATACATTCACTTTAAAGCTGCAGTACCCAATATTCTCACTTCTGAATATGAGGTTGAGGAACATCTCTTTGAAATCTGAGCATTGCATATTATCATCGCTAGATTTTCAGACCTCTAAAGCATCCGAACAACTGActaagaaatttatttatCCTAAAGAACacaattcttttcttaaGTTAAATTTTCACGAAATATCGTATAAGCTAATTGACGGAACTTCTCAAATCAAACTTGATCCAATTTGTCCCCTGAAAGTGCCCATCACTGCGTTTTCATACGATAGCATTAGCGCCACTTTTAAACTAGTTCTGTTACCCAAATCAACCCAACCACATCGTGTAAGAATAACCTTAGCATACGAACTTGAGTTGCGTCATGATCTGAAATTACCTGTGAGAACGTCATGGGAAACAGAAGTGACATTGAAACGTTCGATGCCGATTTCTTCGACATCTTCTCAGTACTCGAGTACcaacaataatatcaatCACAGTGTTTCTTTTAATGGTGCATCCAGCAACGTTAATTCTGGTGGTTTGAGCAACGCAAGATTAGGTGGGATTTCCTCCTCAAGATTTAGTCTTGGAGCTGCTTCCACTACATCATTGGTGAATAGCAAATTAAGCAATGTAAAATTTAAGTTtatcaataacaatataaaaGTTATTAAGGGTGAAAAGTTTACTATGAGGCTTCAAATCAttaattcatcatcatccCCTTTGGATCTTGTTGTGTATTATAACAATACAATAAACCCAATCCCTTCGGCGAATAGCTTACGCAATAGCAGTGGCATAAACAACTACGGCATGAATAGTGGGATTATCCCTAATCCACCCTTGACACTAGAAAACGAGTACCAACTGCATAAGaaatatagaaaaattGCGGAGGGAATTATACTGTTATCCAACGATTACAAAATTCCAGTTGTACCTCCGAGAGAAACATACTTCGTAGATTTACGATTTATTGGTATTATGTCCGGATATTATGGCACTCTTTCCGGACTCAAGGTATTGGATTTAAATACAAACGAACTTATAGAAGTTGGTAATGGTGCATCTGTGTTAATCCAGTGA